The window AAGCAGGCACAGGACTACATTGGGGGTGAGACATTCATGATGACATATGGTGATGGACTTGCCAATATCAATATGTTTCATCTGCTGAAGCGTCATCAGGATCTTGGGGCAGCTGCGACTGTCACAGGAATTGAAAAGAAGTCCCAGTACGGGACACTGAAGGTGTATAACGGGATGGCACAATCCTTCTCTGAGAAGACAGACAGTGTCGGGATGATCAATGGAGGGTTTTTTGTGTTGTCTCCAAAGGTATTTGACTATTTGACAGACGATGATCAATGCGTGTTTGAAGCGGAGCCTCTGCAAAATCTGGCGAATGATGGAGAGCTTGCGGTTTATGAGCACCACGGATTTTGGACAGCGATCGATACGTATAAGAACCTGAAGGAAATCAATGGCATGTGGACAAATGGAAAACAACCATGGAAGGTTTGGTGACGGCATGAGCGGATTTTGGAATGGGAAAAACGTATTTGTGACTGGATGTACAGGACTATTGGGAAGCTATCTCGTCAAGGAATTGATTGATCAAGGTGCAAACGTAACTGGGCTTGTGCGTGATCAGGTGCCTCGATCGAATTTATATCAAGGCAGTCAATTCGAAAAGATGAATGTGGTGCAAGGTGCATTGGAGGATATGCAAACGATTGAACGTGCGTTAGGAGAATACGAAATTGATACTGTCTTCCATTTGGCGGCGCAGGCCATTGTTGGGGTCGCAAATAGACACCCTGTTTCTACATTTGAAGCCAATATTTTAGGGACATGGAATGTACTGGAGGCTTGCAGAAGACAGCCGCTGATCAAACGAGTCATCGTGGCATCAAGTGACAAAGCATACGGCGATCAGGAGCAGCTTCCATACGATGAAGATATGCCGTTAAATGGGAAACATCCGTATGATGTATCGAAGAGCTGTGCAGATTTAATTTCTCACACGTATTACAACACATATGGTCTTCCGGTTTGTATTACACGCTGCGGCAATTTATACGGGGGCGGGGATTTAAATTTCAACAGAATCATTCCGCAAACCATCCAGCTTGTGCTAGAAGGAGAGGCGCCTGAAATTAGAAGTGACGGGACATTTATTCGTGATTACTTCTACATTGAAGATGCGGTCAAGGCTTATTTGCTGCTAGCTGAGAAGATGGAGGAAAAAGGGCTCGCTGGAGAAGCATTTAACTTTAGTAATGAAATTCAGCTGACGGTGCTTGAGCTCGTGGATAAGATTTTAAAGGCGATGGGCAGTGAACTGAAGCCGCGTATTTTAAACCAAGGAACGCATGAGATTAAGCATCAATATTTGTCGGCAGAAAAGGCGAGAAAGCTGCTTGATTGGAAGCCTGACTACTCCATTGATGAAGGTTTAGAGAAGACGATTGAATGGTATCGCGAATTCTTTCAAAAATAGAGGTGTAAGTAGATGAACAGCATATATTGTACGGTTCTATCGAGTGGAAGACTTTATCAAGCCATTGCGTTTTTCTTATCATTGAAGCAAGTAGAAGATGATGCTGTCATCAAGACGTTATGTATGGATGATGCTGCATTTGATCTGCTTCATCAAATGAATTTTCCTCATGTTGATCTTGTTCATGTACGGGAGCTCGAAACGCCGGAGCTGCTGGAGAAAAAAGAGGAACGGGATGCCTCGGAATATTGCTGGACATTAAAGCCGATTTGGATTGAGTGGTTATTTGAACAGGAGCAGGCAGAGGGCGTAACCTATCTTGATGCGGATTTGTTCTTTTATGAGAGCCCGAAAGCGATTTTTCAACATCAGCCGAATGCCTCTGTTTTACTCTCGAGAGGGGATATTGTGATTCCGAGCTTCGATCCTGAGGAAGTGAAGATGCTTCAGAAGCTTTTAGGACGATATAACTCAGGCTTCCTGTATTTTAAAGGAGATGAAGCCGGCCGGAAATGCCTCAGCTGGTGGAAAGAAGAATGCTTGAAGGAATGCAAAAATGCGCCGGGAGAAGGCAAGTTTGGCGATCAAGGATATCTCGATCATATGCCGAAGCTGTTTGAAAAAGTGGAAGATATTCAAACAAAAGGCGTGAATATTGGTCATTGGAATTATGGGCAGCATTCTTATCGGGAAGAGAATGGACGTATTTTGCTGGAGGATGGGCATCCGCTCATTTGCTATCATTTCAGCGGCTTTCGCATCGTGAGCAAGGATGAGATGCAGCAAATTCATGAAAAAGGGAGAAATGATCTGCCATTTTTCCAAGAAGCCTATCGAAACGTGCTGCGCCATGTGATTGAATCTGTTGAGCAGGTCGATCCGCTGTTTAACGGCTATGCCAAATTGGAGGGGGATGACGCATGAATGAGAAGCCAAAGGTAAGCGTCATTATTCCGAGCTATAATGCCAAAGAGCGTTTAGAAGGGAGTCTTTTTTCCTTAACGCTTCAGGATACGGATATACCATTTGAGGTGATTGTCGCTGATAATGGGTCAACGGACGGCACGATGGAAATGCTTGAGAACATTGAGGTGAATTTCCCGTTTAAAAAGGTACGTATTCCTGTCAATCAAGGGATTGCCAAGGGTCGCAATCATGCCATTCGCGAGGCGGAGGGAGACCTGCTGATATTCCATGACAGCGATATGCTGGCAGAGCCGCAATTTATTCAAAAGCATGCGGAGGCACATGCTGTTCATGAGGACCTTGTGATTTGTGGTGTCTGCTGGAAGCGGATTTATCGTTATTTTTACGAAGCATTTGATAAGGATCATATCAATCGGTTGAAAAAGCAAGGCTTGTATAAGCGGAAAATGAAAGATAAAACGCCTCTTTTATCAATGAAGGAAGTTGAAAATGGTGGATTTCTAGAGAAAAGCTTCGATTTGCAGTCTGAGTTTATTGATATTCTCAAAGACATTTTGCGCACGTATAACTATGATTTAGGCTCTTATGAGCTGCCGTGGCGATTTTTTATTACGAATAACTCCTCTGTCAAACGTAAGCATGTCATGGCACTCGGGATGTTTGATGAAAATATCGTTCGGTACGGGTTTGAAGATTATGATTTAGGAATTCGTCTGCATCAGCTTGGTCTCTCGTTTGAATTGCGAGAGGATATCATGAGTGTGCATCAGGAGCATCCAAGTAATTTAACGTCATTTGATGACATCAAATATAACATTTTGTATATGTGCGAGAAGTACAACAATATTGATGCCATTGATGTCCATTTGGCTTTCTCTGGTCCATTTTCTCACACCGTCACAAATGACATTGTGAAAGAGGTCCGGCAGCTGCGTGAAAATCCGGCATTCGATGGTCTGCTTTCTTATTTTTTAGAGCTGCTTCATTTGATCACAGAGCGGAATGTAGGTATCAAACGCGATAAAAAAGATCAGCTGACAGCAAAGCATGTCCCTTTGAAAAAGCTGTCAGAGGCAGCGCAGCTTGCACGGCAGGAATATGGCTGCACAGTGCTTGTAGAAGCCATTCAAGGGCTGACGAAAGAGCTATTACGCGTTGATTTGTTTCAAGTGGATGTGTTGTAGATGGCATCTTATCATTTTACAACCATTGTGTCGAATACCCATATTTTTAAGCTTTTGGCGCTGATTCATTCGCTTGAACAAACCGCCCATTCATTCAAGCTGTCGGTTTTATGTGCGGACCCATTGGCTTACAAGGTGTTAAGTGAATTCCCTCATCCGCACGTTCAATATGAACAGCTTGAAGACATTGAAGATGACATGCTGCGAAAGGCAAAAGATGATCGGACGTTCCATGAGTATTGCTGGACGTTAAAGCCTGCTTTTCTGCTCAAAATCCTTGAGTCCTCAGAAGCGGATTATCTCGCCCATTTGGATACGGATTTGTATTTTTATCATGATCCAGAGGCGGTATTTGCAGAGAATCCGCTCGCTCATTTATTTTTGACGGATCATATGAATTCCAAGCGGTTCTATCACTTTTATGAGTTGTCTGGCCGCTTTAATACTGGATTTGTCGGCTGCCGCAACACAGACGTTGCCAAACAGGCGGTCACACAATGGAAGGGTAACTGTCTTGCACACTGTACAGTAGAAATGGATACAGAAAATAAGACGTATGGAGATCAGCGGTATGTTGAAAGATGGATCGATGATTTTGAAGGGGTCCATGTGGTGACATCTAAAGGAGCCAATGCCGCCATTTGGAATATTGAAAACTACAAGCTTTCAGTTGTGAAAGGGGATATGTATCTCGACGAATGTCCACTCTTGTTCTATCATTTTTCTGCCTTTACGATCATTGATGAGAATACCTTTAATCTTAATTGGTATTACTATATGACTGAACAAAATCTAGTGGATCATCTATATATTCCGTATGCCGATTTGGTTCATCAAAAAATTAAACAGGTGCAAAAGGTCTTTCCAGAATTTCAGCAAGGGTTTATTGCAAAGAAGCACGTTCCTGACACGCATTTTTATGAGATATGAAAAAACCGCTCAATAACTGAGCGGTTTTCTCCTTTTTATGATTCATTCCATTTGGAGATGGTTTGATCGCTAGGTAGTAAGAAGGCCAGGATGCCTAATATCGGTAAAAAGGCGACTCCGATCATGGTAGGCGTTAAACCGAAGGCATCAATGAATGAGCCTAGAGCGACTGATCCAATTGCACCCATACCAAACGCAAGCCCAACAGTTAAACCAGACATTGTGCCAATTTTCCCGGGAAATAGTTCTTGAGCATAAACGACTGTGACAGAGAAGCTTGATGTCAGAATGACCCCAATCAGTCCAAGTAAAACATAAGCAAAAACAGGTCCGGCAAATGGCAGCAGCAGGGCAAGCGGAAAGGAAGCCAATAAGGAAATTAAAATCACGGTTTTCTTGCCGAAGCGGTCTGCAAGCGGTCCGCCTAAAAATGTCCCAATTGCACCTAGAATGAGAAATAAGAAAATATAAGTCTGTGATTCTTTAATCGTCAATCCATATTGTTCAATCGCATAAAACGCATAGAAATTCGATATCGCATTCCCATACCAAGAGCGGGCAAAGATGAGAAAGACGATAATGCCAAGTGCTGTGAGTGCTGACTTACGATGAATATCAGATCTTGCAGCTTTTGCTGGAGCCTTTTTCGCTTGAGCTCGAATGGTTTGAAGTCTTCCTGCGTACCATCTTGAAATATAAAGAAGGAAACCGACAGCAATCATTCCAACAATCGTAAACCAAGCCACGCCTGGCTGACCGAGAGGGACGAGCATTAATGCAGCGATCAGCGGAGCAAAGGCTTGACCTGTATTTCCGCCTACTTGATAGATGGACTGTGCAAGTCCTCGTCTTGGACCAGCTGCCATGTTGGCAACACGAGAGCCCTCTGGATGGAAAATTGCAGAGCCGAGTCCGATAAAGACAACGCAAAGCAAAATGGTGGCAAAGGAAGGCGCAAACGCAAGCCCGAATATACCGACAGCACTAGAAAATAAAGCAATCGGGAGTGCATAAGGCATCGGCCGTTTATCTGTATACCACCCAATAGCGGGCTGCATGACGGAGGAGACCATATTTAATGTAAAGGCAATCAGCCCTAATTGTGTAAAGGTCAGCCCCATTGAGCGTTCTAAAATAGGGAACATCGCAGGAATAACGGCTTGCAATGTGTCGTTCAGCATATGGCAAATGCCAATAATCAATAAAATGGGGTAAACCGTTGATCCGGTGACAGAATTTTGAGGTTTATCCTTTGTACGAGCAGCAATAGCCAATGAGACTTCCTCCTTTCATTCAACTGTTTTCTATTTTGCATTCTTCTCATTTTATTCATAAGGTGAACTATAAAACAATAGCAAATTGTCATGATTTAGAAAAAAGAGACACAAGTGCTTGTGTCTCTAAAGGGTTATTGATAAAAAGATGCGATCACAGGCTTCATTTTTTGAATGACGAGTCCGCTTCCGCCGCGGTTTTTCACACCTTCAATCATGCCGACGAGGACGTAATCTTCTTTTTTAGGATTAAATGCAAGTAAAAATCCATTTTCAGAACCGTCTGTTGCCCCTTGTTTGCTCTTCAGCTCTGCCGTTCCTGTTTTAGCGGCAATATCAGTTCCTTCAATTTGTAAGGAGTGAGCTGTACCGTTTGGACTGGTCACGACCTGAGTCAGCGCGTCTTTCACTGAGTTTGCCGAGTCTTCTTTGATGATTTGTTTTGGTGATGCTGTTTTTTCATCTTGAACGACTCGAGGATAGACAAGCTTGCCTCCTGTTGCAAATGGAGAATAGGCATGTACTTGTTCAATCGGTGACATGAGTAATTCGCCTTGGCCATAGGCAGAGTCAGCAAGTAAGATGTCCGATTGAATGCCATCGTTCGATACTTGTGCTGGTTTCATTGTAAATGGCATGTGCAAATCTTCGCCAAACCCAAATGCTTTTACTTTTTTCTCGTAGGTGTCTTTGCCAATTTCCAGTGCTTCCTGTCCGAAGTAAATATTGTCTGAGTACACGAGGGCATCGATCATATTTACGTTTTCTTTATCGTGAACCCGTGTAATTCGATAATTGCCCCAAGATTGATCCTTTTGCCATTTCAGTCCATGAATGGTGCGTACTTTATTAGGTTTTGTGACACCTGTTTCCAGCCCAATGGCCGCTGTAATGGTTTTGAATGTAGACCCTGGTGCATACCGGCTCGCATAGCGAGCTTGGAATGGGAGGTCTGGGTTTTCACTGTATACCTGATATTGCTTAGGTGTGATCCCATTTGTCATGAGATTGACATCGTAGGAAGGGGCGCTGACAAGCGCTAATAGATCCCCCGATGATGGATTCATGATCGTGACGGCCCCTTTTTCACCTTTTAGCTGTTCATAGGTTTTTTTCTGTAAAGAAGCATCAATGGTCAGCTTCACTGTTTTTCCATCTTTTCGATCTGATTTTTGCAATGTTTCTTCAATGCCTGTTTCATCATGGACGATCAGAATGCTTCCGCCATCTTGTCCACGCAGGTTTTTGTCAAACGTAAATTCAAGGCCGGTTTTGCCGATGATTTGATCTGCTTTTAATGCCGGATTTCTTTTGATATCATCTGCATTTGCTTTTCCGACATAGCCGGTGAGATGGGCGGCGGCTTCGTTATAAGGATAGTAACGCATTTCCTTCGTTTGATAGGTGACGCCTTTTACCTCCTTTGGAATCGGCTTTTGCTCTAACATTGATTTGAGCGGGACAAACGTGTCGTCTGTGACCCATGCTTGTTTCAGCTGATTGTCAATCAGTTCTTCGTCTATATCAAACGCCTTGCTGATTTTTTTGATATTGCGTTCTTTTTCTTTCCCTGTTCCGAGTTTACCTGGGATGATGCCAAGTGCGTTTCCACCAGTTGTTTCTGCCAGCGTACGCCCTTTTCGGTCTACAATGTTTCCACGGACAGCAGGGTCTGATTTGACTTTGATAGTATCTCCCTTCTCCATTTGCGGGAAGATGAGATTTGGCTTCCAGTCCACTTTCCACTTGTCATCTTCTTCTGAGAGAACGCCCTTGTAAGAAAGCTTGTGCAGCTTGCCAAAAGACGTTTTCATTGTCACATCATAGGAAAATTGATACCCATTTCCTTTGTCCTGTTTTTCGACGTTGAGCTTTGATATGTTCAGATCATAAGCACCAATTCCGTTAAAGATATTGTCATATTTTTCGGCTAGTTGTTTTTTTGAGAAGTCATTGGCTTTCAAAGACGCACTCGTTACCTCATCAGCCAGCTTCGTAAAGTCTTTCTTCTCCAATTGTTTCGTAAAGGATTCCGCCGCTTTTAAAGCCTCTTTTTCTTTTGAGAAAAGAGTATCTTTTAAGAAAAAGAGAGCAGCTGCTATCACGATGATGCTAAGAAGAGGAATAATGAATTTTTTCTGTTTCCAAAATGATTTTCTTTGATCCTTATACAATGAAAACACCTCAATTTTTGATTAGATCTTCTATATTTTACAGTGATTGCACATGATTTGTATAGTTTCTCCTATGAAAATAGACCAAGGCATCATGTCATGGTTTTGAAAATGGGAGTAAAATGACAGCTGTTTTTATGAAAGATATCTTCATTTTTTCTTATGATTTAAAGGATTTCTTAAGAGATCATCGAATGTGGAAAATTAGAAAAAATATGACAAGCGCTTTCAATAGGGGGGAATTGTTATCGTTTATAAAAAAGTGAATGTAATTGGACTTATTCTTGGACCGACACTCTTCTTGCTCGTTCTGTTTCTCATACCTGAAGATGAATTGACCTATGCTGCGAGGGTAGTCTTGGGCATTACGGCTTGGACGGCAACATGGTGGGTGACAGAAGCACTGCCCATACCTGCAACATCTTTATTGCCCATCATCCTACTGCCGACACTTGGCGGGCTTTCTATGGAACAGACATCAAGGGCTTATGGAGATCCGATCGTCTTTATGTACATGGGAGGATTTATGATTGCTATTGCCATTGAAAAATGGAACTTACATAGAAGAATGGCCTTACACATTTTGAGGGTGATTGGCACAAGAAGTGACCGCATTGTATTAGGTGTCATGATCGCGACTGCTTTTTTATCTATGTGGATTTCGAATGCAGCGACAGCCCTGATGATGCTCCCAGTGGCACTTGCAGTGATTAAAGAGGTCAAGGCTAATGAAGTCTTATCTGGTCCATCTCTTGATCGATTCAGTAAAAGCATCTTATTGTCGGTTGCGTATTCAGCGTCAATTGGTGGTCTAGCAACACTTGTCGGATCTGTGCCAAATGCGGTGTTTGCTGCGATGTCAAAAAAGCTATTAGATCGGGAAATTATGTTTTTTGAATGGTTTTTGTTTGGTTTTCCTGTTGCGATGATTCTGCTCATTCTCTTATTTCTGTATTTGACCAAGGTACAGTTCAAGGTAGAGCACACAGGTGAAATGAGTGTAGCGTTCATTCGAAAGGGATTAGAGAATTTAGGAAAAATGAAACAAGAGGAAAAATGGGTGTTTGTTGTTTTTCTCATGACGGCGTTTTTATGGATTTTTAAGCTCTTTTTGTTTGGAGGGATCACCGTATCTGATACGTCTATCGCCATTTTCGGTGCCATGCTGTTATTTCTCATTCCAGCAACAAATGGAGAGAGAATATTAGAATGGCAGGATATGAAACAGCTGCCGTGGGGGCTTTTGCTTTTGTTTGGAGGTGGGCTTTCGCTCGCTACGGGCTTTGCAGATACCAATCTAACAGGATGGATTGGCGAAAATCTACAGCATTTACATGGGCTTTCGTATATCGTGCTGTTGATCATTTTAACGGGAGCGATTTTGTTTATGACTGAAATTATGTCAAATACAGCTGTTGCCAATATGATTATTCCGATTACGGTAGGGCTTGGGCTTGCGATTGGCATGGAGCCATATGGGTTAATGGCTGCGGCTGCTTTGGCTTCTTCATGTGCGTTTATGCTGCCGATCTCCACACCGCCAAACGCCGCTGTCTTTAGTGCGGACGTGCTGAAAATATCTGATATGGTCAGGGCAGGCTTTTGGTTAAATATCATCAGTATTGTGGTGATTGTCCTTGCGGTGTATTTCTGGCTCCCGATTGTGCTTAAAAGCTGAGCGGGTTACGAAGGTGGCTTTGATCGAATCGAGACGTCGGTGTTTTTGTTTCTTTTGGCTTCGGTGCTGGTGTGGATTATTTGATGTGAGTGTCCTTTGGCGTGTAATAAGCGTGTTAGATCCAGATATGGTGGACTCAAATTCAGCCAAAAACAGCGTGATTTAAGCAAAAAAAAGAGACCGGGAATCCCCGTGTCTCTTTTCTAATGTGTTTCATTAAGATGGCTTTTTCGTCTTGCATAGGTGAAATAGACAACGACACCAATGGCCACCCAGATAAGGAAGGCTCTCCATGTCACCCATGAAAGGGTAGTTGCGAGTGTGATACAAATGACCGCGCTGATAATCGGAAGAACAGGCACGAATGGCACTTTAAACGCTGCTTTGACATTCGGGTGCTTTTTCCGTAAAACGATGACGGCAATTGAAATCACCGTAAAGGCTGCAAGTGTACCGATACTCACTAAATTCGCAAGCGTCGATAAATTCACAAAACCTACGATACATGCTGCGACAGCACCTGTCAGCCAAGTGTTGGCAACGGGTGTTTGCGATTTTGGATGAACATTTGAGAAAATTTTTGGCATGAGTCCATCGCGGCTCATCGCAAAGGTTAAGCGAACCTGCGCATAGACCAAGGCAATTAAAACCGTTGTGATCCCAATAATGGCACCGGCTGATATGATACCTGCCACACTATGAAGGCCAACGACTTGAAGAGCAAATGCGACAGGGTCACTGACATTCAGTTTCGTATAGTGAACCATGCCGGTTAAGACAAAGGACACACCGATGTATAAAATGGTACAAACACCGAGCGCCCCGATAATGCCGATCGGCATCGCCTTTTGCGGATTTTTGACTTCTTCAGATGCATTGGCGATCGCATCAAATCCGAGATAAGCAAAAAAGACTGTTGCCGCGCCTGCGATCACTCCTTCAAAGCCCATCGGCATAAAGGGTGTCCAGTTTTCAGGTTTGACGTAAGCAAAGCCTGAAATGATAAAGAGAAGGACGATGGCAATTTTGATTAACACAATGATGTTATTCAGCTTCGTGCTTTCTTTGACGCCTCTTGAGACGATAAAGGTGATGAGTAAAATAATAAGTGCGCCTGGAAGGTTAAAGACGGCACCATCAGCGGCTCCAGGTGCAGCTGATAAAGCCTTCGGTATGTGCAGACCGAATCCACTGAGCAGTGATTGAAAATAGGACGACCATCCACTTGCTACAGCAGAGAGCGCAATGACATATTCAAGCATGAGATCCCAGCCCATTAAGAAGGCGAGAAATTCCCCAAGTGTGGCGTAGGAATACGTATAGACGCTTCCTGACACAGGAATGGACGAGGAGAATTCAGCGTAGCAAAAAGCAGCAAGGGCG is drawn from Bacillus pumilus and contains these coding sequences:
- a CDS encoding putative nucleotide-diphospho-sugar transferase — translated: MASYHFTTIVSNTHIFKLLALIHSLEQTAHSFKLSVLCADPLAYKVLSEFPHPHVQYEQLEDIEDDMLRKAKDDRTFHEYCWTLKPAFLLKILESSEADYLAHLDTDLYFYHDPEAVFAENPLAHLFLTDHMNSKRFYHFYELSGRFNTGFVGCRNTDVAKQAVTQWKGNCLAHCTVEMDTENKTYGDQRYVERWIDDFEGVHVVTSKGANAAIWNIENYKLSVVKGDMYLDECPLLFYHFSAFTIIDENTFNLNWYYYMTEQNLVDHLYIPYADLVHQKIKQVQKVFPEFQQGFIAKKHVPDTHFYEI
- a CDS encoding penicillin-binding transpeptidase domain-containing protein, coding for MYKDQRKSFWKQKKFIIPLLSIIVIAAALFFLKDTLFSKEKEALKAAESFTKQLEKKDFTKLADEVTSASLKANDFSKKQLAEKYDNIFNGIGAYDLNISKLNVEKQDKGNGYQFSYDVTMKTSFGKLHKLSYKGVLSEEDDKWKVDWKPNLIFPQMEKGDTIKVKSDPAVRGNIVDRKGRTLAETTGGNALGIIPGKLGTGKEKERNIKKISKAFDIDEELIDNQLKQAWVTDDTFVPLKSMLEQKPIPKEVKGVTYQTKEMRYYPYNEAAAHLTGYVGKANADDIKRNPALKADQIIGKTGLEFTFDKNLRGQDGGSILIVHDETGIEETLQKSDRKDGKTVKLTIDASLQKKTYEQLKGEKGAVTIMNPSSGDLLALVSAPSYDVNLMTNGITPKQYQVYSENPDLPFQARYASRYAPGSTFKTITAAIGLETGVTKPNKVRTIHGLKWQKDQSWGNYRITRVHDKENVNMIDALVYSDNIYFGQEALEIGKDTYEKKVKAFGFGEDLHMPFTMKPAQVSNDGIQSDILLADSAYGQGELLMSPIEQVHAYSPFATGGKLVYPRVVQDEKTASPKQIIKEDSANSVKDALTQVVTSPNGTAHSLQIEGTDIAAKTGTAELKSKQGATDGSENGFLLAFNPKKEDYVLVGMIEGVKNRGGSGLVIQKMKPVIASFYQ
- a CDS encoding MFS transporter; protein product: MAIAARTKDKPQNSVTGSTVYPILLIIGICHMLNDTLQAVIPAMFPILERSMGLTFTQLGLIAFTLNMVSSVMQPAIGWYTDKRPMPYALPIALFSSAVGIFGLAFAPSFATILLCVVFIGLGSAIFHPEGSRVANMAAGPRRGLAQSIYQVGGNTGQAFAPLIAALMLVPLGQPGVAWFTIVGMIAVGFLLYISRWYAGRLQTIRAQAKKAPAKAARSDIHRKSALTALGIIVFLIFARSWYGNAISNFYAFYAIEQYGLTIKESQTYIFLFLILGAIGTFLGGPLADRFGKKTVILISLLASFPLALLLPFAGPVFAYVLLGLIGVILTSSFSVTVVYAQELFPGKIGTMSGLTVGLAFGMGAIGSVALGSFIDAFGLTPTMIGVAFLPILGILAFLLPSDQTISKWNES
- a CDS encoding amino acid permease; the encoded protein is MSSLFRKKSLDQLMLESQTKRLSRSLNTFDLILLGIGCVVGTGIFVITGVAAAKDAGPAIIISFILAAIACALAAFCYAEFSSSIPVSGSVYTYSYATLGEFLAFLMGWDLMLEYVIALSAVASGWSSYFQSLLSGFGLHIPKALSAAPGAADGAVFNLPGALIILLITFIVSRGVKESTKLNNIIVLIKIAIVLLFIISGFAYVKPENWTPFMPMGFEGVIAGAATVFFAYLGFDAIANASEEVKNPQKAMPIGIIGALGVCTILYIGVSFVLTGMVHYTKLNVSDPVAFALQVVGLHSVAGIISAGAIIGITTVLIALVYAQVRLTFAMSRDGLMPKIFSNVHPKSQTPVANTWLTGAVAACIVGFVNLSTLANLVSIGTLAAFTVISIAVIVLRKKHPNVKAAFKVPFVPVLPIISAVICITLATTLSWVTWRAFLIWVAIGVVVYFTYARRKSHLNETH
- a CDS encoding putative nucleotide-diphospho-sugar transferase — its product is MNSIYCTVLSSGRLYQAIAFFLSLKQVEDDAVIKTLCMDDAAFDLLHQMNFPHVDLVHVRELETPELLEKKEERDASEYCWTLKPIWIEWLFEQEQAEGVTYLDADLFFYESPKAIFQHQPNASVLLSRGDIVIPSFDPEEVKMLQKLLGRYNSGFLYFKGDEAGRKCLSWWKEECLKECKNAPGEGKFGDQGYLDHMPKLFEKVEDIQTKGVNIGHWNYGQHSYREENGRILLEDGHPLICYHFSGFRIVSKDEMQQIHEKGRNDLPFFQEAYRNVLRHVIESVEQVDPLFNGYAKLEGDDA
- the rfbF gene encoding glucose-1-phosphate cytidylyltransferase, which translates into the protein MKAVILCGGKGTRMSEVTQALPKPLAMIGDRPILWHIMKIYQYYGVDEFILLLGYKGEKIKEYFLNYDWRHHSMQLDMATGEMKLLGKSENWKITFLDTGEETMTGGRLKQAQDYIGGETFMMTYGDGLANINMFHLLKRHQDLGAAATVTGIEKKSQYGTLKVYNGMAQSFSEKTDSVGMINGGFFVLSPKVFDYLTDDDQCVFEAEPLQNLANDGELAVYEHHGFWTAIDTYKNLKEINGMWTNGKQPWKVW
- a CDS encoding GDP-mannose 4,6-dehydratase — encoded protein: MSGFWNGKNVFVTGCTGLLGSYLVKELIDQGANVTGLVRDQVPRSNLYQGSQFEKMNVVQGALEDMQTIERALGEYEIDTVFHLAAQAIVGVANRHPVSTFEANILGTWNVLEACRRQPLIKRVIVASSDKAYGDQEQLPYDEDMPLNGKHPYDVSKSCADLISHTYYNTYGLPVCITRCGNLYGGGDLNFNRIIPQTIQLVLEGEAPEIRSDGTFIRDYFYIEDAVKAYLLLAEKMEEKGLAGEAFNFSNEIQLTVLELVDKILKAMGSELKPRILNQGTHEIKHQYLSAEKARKLLDWKPDYSIDEGLEKTIEWYREFFQK
- a CDS encoding glycosyltransferase family 2 protein; translation: MNEKPKVSVIIPSYNAKERLEGSLFSLTLQDTDIPFEVIVADNGSTDGTMEMLENIEVNFPFKKVRIPVNQGIAKGRNHAIREAEGDLLIFHDSDMLAEPQFIQKHAEAHAVHEDLVICGVCWKRIYRYFYEAFDKDHINRLKKQGLYKRKMKDKTPLLSMKEVENGGFLEKSFDLQSEFIDILKDILRTYNYDLGSYELPWRFFITNNSSVKRKHVMALGMFDENIVRYGFEDYDLGIRLHQLGLSFELREDIMSVHQEHPSNLTSFDDIKYNILYMCEKYNNIDAIDVHLAFSGPFSHTVTNDIVKEVRQLRENPAFDGLLSYFLELLHLITERNVGIKRDKKDQLTAKHVPLKKLSEAAQLARQEYGCTVLVEAIQGLTKELLRVDLFQVDVL
- a CDS encoding SLC13 family permease, whose translation is MNVIGLILGPTLFLLVLFLIPEDELTYAARVVLGITAWTATWWVTEALPIPATSLLPIILLPTLGGLSMEQTSRAYGDPIVFMYMGGFMIAIAIEKWNLHRRMALHILRVIGTRSDRIVLGVMIATAFLSMWISNAATALMMLPVALAVIKEVKANEVLSGPSLDRFSKSILLSVAYSASIGGLATLVGSVPNAVFAAMSKKLLDREIMFFEWFLFGFPVAMILLILLFLYLTKVQFKVEHTGEMSVAFIRKGLENLGKMKQEEKWVFVVFLMTAFLWIFKLFLFGGITVSDTSIAIFGAMLLFLIPATNGERILEWQDMKQLPWGLLLLFGGGLSLATGFADTNLTGWIGENLQHLHGLSYIVLLIILTGAILFMTEIMSNTAVANMIIPITVGLGLAIGMEPYGLMAAAALASSCAFMLPISTPPNAAVFSADVLKISDMVRAGFWLNIISIVVIVLAVYFWLPIVLKS